A genome region from Hemitrygon akajei chromosome 14, sHemAka1.3, whole genome shotgun sequence includes the following:
- the LOC140738784 gene encoding transmembrane protein 60-like → MRMSLAQRVLMTWLFTLLFLIVLVLKLDDKAPWNWFLIFIPLWIFDAILLIMLIVKIIGRCKSGYDRNGTNLKKEVWYLCAMLLKLGFQLAVCARLEQFAQMKLSFIFIPLWLLVIGAIVDLGYNTYSMRQD, encoded by the coding sequence ATGAGAATGTCATTAGCGCAGAGGGTTCTGATGACCTGGCTCTTCACCCTGCTTTTCCTAATTGTGTTGGTGCTGAAACTGGATGATAAAGCTCCGTGGAACTGGTTCCTCATCTTTATTCCGCTCTGGATTTTTGATGCTATTCTTTTAATCATGTTAATTGTAAAGATAATAGGAAGATGTAAATCCGGCTACGATAGGAATGGTACCAACCTAAAGAAGGAGGTTTGGTACTTATGTGCTATGCTGCTTAAATTAGGTTTTCAGCTGGCGGTGTGCGCAAGATTGGAGCAATTTGCACAAATGAAGCTCAGTTTTATTTTTATACCCCTTTGGCTGTTAGTAATCGGAGCGATTGTTGATTTAGGGTACAATACTTATTCTATGAGGCAAGACTGA